GCCTATCCGGGCTTCGCGGGCACGGCCAACAGCCACCTCGCCAATCCCCTCGTCGACCTGCCGGTGCCGCCGGACACGCTGATGGACGTGGACGCCGTGATCGTCACGCACCTGCACCTCGACCACTGGGACGACACGGCGCGCCGCACGCTGCCGCGCGGGCTCCCCGTGTTCGCGCAGAACGAGGCCGACGCGAAGGCCATCCGCGCCGACGGTTTCGGCGACGTGCGGCCGCTCGATGCGGAAGGCGGCACCGCGTTCGACGGCATCCGCATCGACCGCACGGATGGCCAGCACGGCAGCGATACGGTCATGGCCGCGATCGGCGCGCGCATGGGTGAAGTCAGCGGCATCGTGCTGCGCCATCCGGACGAACCCACGCTGTACATCGCGGGCGACACGGTGTGGAACCGGCACGTGGCGGCGGCGCTGGAGACGTATAGACCGGACGTCGTCGTGCTGAACTGCGGCGACGCGCAGGTGCCGGGCCTTGGACCCATCATCATGGACAGCGGCGATGTCGGCCGGGTGGCGCGCGCTGCGCCCCGGGCCGCCATCGTCGCGAGCCACCTGGAGGCCGTGAATCACTGCATGCTGTCGCGCGCCGACCTGCGCGCCTGGCTGGACGGGCAGGGCTTGCGTGCGCGCGTGAGCGTGCCCGACGATGGCGAGGTATGCGTATTCATGCAATCCGGCGCGCGTTCAAGGTAGTATGCGGAGGATGCGGCGCCGTGCCGCGCACCGACGAGGATAGACATGGCCATCGATGCCACCGACTTCGACGAGTACCTGCACTTCGCCAACGAGCTGGCCGACGCGGCGGCGGCCGCGATTTTGCCGCACTTCCGCGCCGGCAGCGGCGCGGAGAACAAGAGCGCGCAGGGCTTCGATCCGGTGACGGCGGCCGACCGCGCCGCCGAGCGGGCGATGCGCGCGCTTATCCGCGCCCGCTATCCGCGGCACGCTATCCTCGGCGAGGAAGAAGGGAAAGAAGACGGTAAACTCGCGGGCAGCGACGGCCTCACCTGGGTGCTGGACCCCATCGACGGCACCAAGGCCTTCCTCCTCGGCCTGCCGCTGTGGGGCACGTTGATCGCGCTGAACGACGGCACGCGTCCCGTGCTGGGCCTGATGAATCAACCGTTCACGCGCGAGCGTTTCGTGGGCACGGCGCAGTGCGCCTGGAACGGCGGACATGTATTGCACACGCGGCCCTGCGCGCAGCTGCCTGATGCCCACGTGATGTGCACGTCGCCCGATATTTTCGATCCCGCCCAGCGCGCCGTCTTCGATGCCGTGGCAGGCCGGGCGCGGCTGCTGCGCTATGGCGGCGATTGCTACGCCTATTGCATGCTGGCGTCCGGCCTCGTCGATGCCGTGATCGAAGCCGGCCTGCAGCCGTGGGACGTGCAGGCGCTGGTGCCGATCATCGAAGGCGCCGGCGGCGTCATCACGGCGTGGGACGGCGGCGACGTCCAGCACGGCGGCACCGTGCTCGCGTGCGGCGACGCGCGCCTGCATGCGCAACTGGTGCGCGAGTTAAATACGTAGGGTGGACGGCTCGCCGTCCGCCCCTACGCCAGCCAGCTTGCCAATGCCTGCAAGTCCACGGGCTTGGTCAGATGATGGTCGAAACCGGCGTCCCGCGCGCGGTCGCGGTCGGCCTGCTGGCTCCAACCCGTGAGCGCGACGATGCGCATGTGCCGCCAGCCCTCCGTCCGCATGGCGCGCGCGACGTCGAAGCCGTCCATCTCCGGCATGCCCAGGTCGAGCAGCACGATGTCCGGCGCGAACGAGGGCAGGCTCGCCAGCGCGGCCGGACCGCTGTACACGGCGCGTGCCCGCGCCCCGCGCGATTCCAGCAGCAGGGCCAACGTGTCGGCCGCGTCAAAGTTGTCGTCGACGACGAGGATGCGGAGGCCGGCCAGCGTACCGCAGGGCGCCGCCGCGCCGTCGTCCGGCGCCATGCCATGCAAGAGCGGGAGGCGGACGATGAACTCGCTGCCCTGACCGGGGCCCGCGCTGTGGGCTTCCACGGTCCCGTCGTGCATCTCGACGAGCTTGCGCGCGATGGCCAGGCCGATGCCGAGGCCGTCGCCGTCGCCCTTGGTGCCCAGGTGCGGCTGCGCGAACATGTCGAACACGTGGGGCAGCTGGGCGGCCGGGATGCCGCGGCCGTTGTCGACCACCGTCAACGCGACGCTGACCCCGCAGCGCTGCGCGGCCAGTTCGATGCGGCCGCCGGCATCCGTGTACTTGGCGGCGTTGTTGATCAGGTTCGTGAGCACCTGCGTCAGGCGCACGGCGTCGCCGTGCACGACCAGGTGTTCGTCCGGCAGCGAGATGTCGAGGCGGTGGCCGGCGCGCTCGACCTGCGGCCGGCTGGCCTCGACGGCGTCGCACACGAGCTCGGAGAGCAGCAGCGGCCGCCGCGCCAGCTCGATCTTGCCGCGCGAGATGCGCGCGATCTCCATCAGGTCGTCGACCAGTTTGACGACCTGCCGCACCTGGCGTTCGACGATGCCGGACAGTTTGTCCGATGCGCGCCGGCCGTCCGGGCGGCGCATCAGCTGGATCGCGTTGCTGATCGGCGCCAGCGGATTGCGCAGCTCGTGCGCCAGCGTGGCGAGGAAGTCGTCCTTGCGCCGGTCGGCATCCTTGAGCGCCTGCTCGGCGCGCACGCGCTCGATCGCGGCCCACGTCCGTTCCGCGGCCTCGCGCACGAGGTTGACTTCCGCGCCGCTCCAGTGGCGCGGCGCCGCGTGGTGCACGCAGAACGCGCCCGCGACGCGCCCGCCGGAATACAGGCCGACCCCGACCTGCGCCGCGATGCCCACGCTCATCCAGCCTTGGCGCGCGACGTGGTCCACCTGCGGGTCGCGCGCCATGTCTTCGACGACGAAGGCTTCGCCGCGTTCGAACGCGGCGAGCGCGCGCATGCCCAGCGCGGGCAGCGGATAGGTGCCGGCCAGCGACGCCGCGCCGTCCACGTGGTCGCGCCGGATGCGGACATTCCCGTCCTCGAACTCGCCGATCAGCACGCGGCTCGCGCCCAGGTGCGCGGCCACCATGCGCGTGGCCGTCGCCTCGATCGCGTCCGCATCGTCCAGCGAGCGCATGGCGTCGGACAGGCGCAGCAGGAAGGCCGCGCGTTCCTCGCTGTCGCGCAGGCGCGCCTCCAGCATGCGCCGGCCCGTCGTGTCGCGCGAGACGCCCACGACCTGTTCGACCGTGCCGTCGTCCGCCAGCACGGGGCCCCAGCGGAACTGGAAGTACGCGCTCGTGCCCGTGGGGCTCGTGAAGAACACTTCGTCCTGGATGGTGACGCCGGTGCGGAAGATGGTGTCGAGATGGTCGTCCAGGCGCGCGGCCAGGTCGGACTGGAATGCAAGGTCGGCGAAGCGGCGCCCGACCATGTCGCCGGCCGTCATGCCGAACAGTTCCTGCATTGCGCGGTTGACGTAGACGAAGCGGTGCGCGCGGTCGAACGCGTACACGAAGTCGGGCAGCGCATCCAGCGTCGTCTTGACGAAACGCGACTGGCGCGTCAGCGCTTCATGGGCCGCTTCGCTTTCGGTCTGCGCCTGCGCGCGCTCGACGGCGGCCCAGGTGCGCTCGGCCGTCTCCTGCATCAGGGCCAGGTCGGCGTCGCTCCAGGCGCGCGCCTGGCCATGGTGCGCGAACAGCACGGCG
This genomic stretch from Massilia putida harbors:
- the hisN gene encoding histidinol-phosphatase, translated to MAIDATDFDEYLHFANELADAAAAAILPHFRAGSGAENKSAQGFDPVTAADRAAERAMRALIRARYPRHAILGEEEGKEDGKLAGSDGLTWVLDPIDGTKAFLLGLPLWGTLIALNDGTRPVLGLMNQPFTRERFVGTAQCAWNGGHVLHTRPCAQLPDAHVMCTSPDIFDPAQRAVFDAVAGRARLLRYGGDCYAYCMLASGLVDAVIEAGLQPWDVQALVPIIEGAGGVITAWDGGDVQHGGTVLACGDARLHAQLVRELNT
- a CDS encoding MBL fold metallo-hydrolase yields the protein MKLTQIRNATLLIDYAGKTLLIDPLLAERGAYPGFAGTANSHLANPLVDLPVPPDTLMDVDAVIVTHLHLDHWDDTARRTLPRGLPVFAQNEADAKAIRADGFGDVRPLDAEGGTAFDGIRIDRTDGQHGSDTVMAAIGARMGEVSGIVLRHPDEPTLYIAGDTVWNRHVAAALETYRPDVVVLNCGDAQVPGLGPIIMDSGDVGRVARAAPRAAIVASHLEAVNHCMLSRADLRAWLDGQGLRARVSVPDDGEVCVFMQSGARSR
- a CDS encoding GAF domain-containing protein, with translation MTHNDTGNVEVSLDEVLITHELARRQARAPDYCAESRALTLLSRELVTHPQGVMQRLAELALQLCRAGTAGVSVLERGQDGDVFRWPAVAGTYAGVLGGAVPRHDSPCGVVIERNTTLLFDAPERCFASLRCGGPPLAECLLVPWTIDDRPVGTVWAVAHDPDHRFDAEDARLLAELSSFAACAHQVVKALDGDRQRAERGLAALRDKIETRASGPAAPGAAEAALLANPAILRPLLELHVAAPGQADLPAAQAPVLNRACALTGAQQGRIDLHAGPDAGRAILAQRAHGTSFGYRNDVVRTGPAVQADLPYALPLPGHDGAVLGTLRLALARPPAPDGTGLDLLVRTAGSAIERHRSHAARRVDERRQAFLLRLNDILRPLADPRRIQAEAARVLREHLGIDRTGYAADCGDDEHLIVTCAHGTTAPAFADKLRYADYGVGLLAALRTGHPVVRPDVQADPMLDVGARAAHAALGVAAVADVPLVKDGRLVAVLFAHHGQARAWSDADLALMQETAERTWAAVERAQAQTESEAAHEALTRQSRFVKTTLDALPDFVYAFDRAHRFVYVNRAMQELFGMTAGDMVGRRFADLAFQSDLAARLDDHLDTIFRTGVTIQDEVFFTSPTGTSAYFQFRWGPVLADDGTVEQVVGVSRDTTGRRMLEARLRDSEERAAFLLRLSDAMRSLDDADAIEATATRMVAAHLGASRVLIGEFEDGNVRIRRDHVDGAASLAGTYPLPALGMRALAAFERGEAFVVEDMARDPQVDHVARQGWMSVGIAAQVGVGLYSGGRVAGAFCVHHAAPRHWSGAEVNLVREAAERTWAAIERVRAEQALKDADRRKDDFLATLAHELRNPLAPISNAIQLMRRPDGRRASDKLSGIVERQVRQVVKLVDDLMEIARISRGKIELARRPLLLSELVCDAVEASRPQVERAGHRLDISLPDEHLVVHGDAVRLTQVLTNLINNAAKYTDAGGRIELAAQRCGVSVALTVVDNGRGIPAAQLPHVFDMFAQPHLGTKGDGDGLGIGLAIARKLVEMHDGTVEAHSAGPGQGSEFIVRLPLLHGMAPDDGAAAPCGTLAGLRILVVDDNFDAADTLALLLESRGARARAVYSGPAALASLPSFAPDIVLLDLGMPEMDGFDVARAMRTEGWRHMRIVALTGWSQQADRDRARDAGFDHHLTKPVDLQALASWLA